Proteins co-encoded in one Neovison vison isolate M4711 chromosome 9, ASM_NN_V1, whole genome shotgun sequence genomic window:
- the CCL19 gene encoding C-C motif chemokine 19 isoform X1 produces MASRAGTLLTLSLLALCTSPALGGANDAEDCCLSVTQRPIPGNIIRAFRYLLIKDGCRVPAVVFTTLRGHQLCAPPDQPWVDRIIRRLQKNSAKKKRHGS; encoded by the exons ATGGCATCCCGAGCTGGAACACTACTGACCCTCAGCCTGCTGGCTCTCTGCACCTCCCCTG cTCTGGGTGGTGCCAACGATGCGGAAGACTGCTGCCTGTCTGTAACTCAGCGCCCCATCCCAGGGAATATCATCAGAGCCTTTCGCTACCTCCTCATCAAGGATGGCTGCAGAGTGCCTGCTGTTGT GTTCACCACACTGAGGGGTCACCAGCTCTGTGCTCCCCCAGACCAGCCCTGGGTGGACCGCATCATCCGGAGACTGCAGAAGAACTCTGCAAAG AAGAAGCGCCACGGCAGTTAG
- the CCL19 gene encoding C-C motif chemokine 19 isoform X2 has translation MASRAGTLLTLSLLALCTSPALGGANDAEDCCLSVTQRPIPGNIIRAFRYLLIKDGCRVPAVVFTTLRGHQLCAPPDQPWVDRIIRRLQKNSAKKRHGS, from the exons ATGGCATCCCGAGCTGGAACACTACTGACCCTCAGCCTGCTGGCTCTCTGCACCTCCCCTG cTCTGGGTGGTGCCAACGATGCGGAAGACTGCTGCCTGTCTGTAACTCAGCGCCCCATCCCAGGGAATATCATCAGAGCCTTTCGCTACCTCCTCATCAAGGATGGCTGCAGAGTGCCTGCTGTTGT GTTCACCACACTGAGGGGTCACCAGCTCTGTGCTCCCCCAGACCAGCCCTGGGTGGACCGCATCATCCGGAGACTGCAGAAGAACTCTGCAAAG AAGCGCCACGGCAGTTAG